In the Terriglobia bacterium genome, one interval contains:
- a CDS encoding beta-lactamase family protein, translating into MKLRVPVVFLQFALFSILALGQQKPPADLQPVIDQLDKTAAELVKDPNAASFTIGLVQKSGLVWTKSYGYADIANKKPANADSVYRIGSITKQFTALMLLQLVRDGKVHLSDPVEKYFPEIHQVTGEYKNAPPITLVQLATHTSGLDREPAETKTYVKGPVSDWVKILISALPHTKYLYEPGTRFSYSNIGYAILGAALSRAAHQPYTDYVKEKILLPLGMTHSDFEATAAIRKDLAIGYDLDDKENKLDAETAEKEHQSGRGYKVPNGAIYSTVGDMAKFEQLEMLGGPESVLSKKELEENAQRLITGNRGLDFGYGIGFLVQRQAGHVFIGHSGAVAGYLAMAMYQPAAETGIIILHNEIAPGMQKLMEVFTKTLPVKEPEAGGR; encoded by the coding sequence ATGAAACTTCGTGTCCCCGTGGTGTTTTTGCAATTTGCGTTATTCAGCATCCTTGCGCTGGGCCAGCAAAAGCCGCCTGCAGATTTGCAGCCCGTGATCGACCAACTGGATAAGACCGCTGCCGAGCTGGTGAAAGACCCCAACGCCGCCAGCTTCACCATTGGGCTGGTGCAAAAGAGCGGCCTCGTCTGGACCAAAAGTTATGGATACGCCGACATCGCGAACAAGAAGCCGGCGAATGCCGATTCCGTTTATCGCATCGGCTCCATCACCAAGCAGTTTACGGCGCTCATGCTTCTGCAACTTGTGCGCGACGGCAAAGTGCATCTCTCCGATCCCGTCGAAAAATATTTTCCAGAGATTCACCAGGTAACCGGAGAATACAAAAATGCGCCGCCCATCACGCTTGTCCAGCTGGCAACGCACACTTCTGGGCTCGACCGCGAACCAGCAGAGACGAAAACCTATGTTAAAGGCCCGGTTTCCGACTGGGTAAAAATTTTGATCTCGGCGTTGCCGCACACAAAATATCTTTACGAACCGGGAACGCGCTTCTCCTATTCGAACATCGGCTATGCCATTCTGGGGGCGGCGCTCAGCCGGGCCGCGCACCAGCCATACACGGACTATGTGAAAGAAAAAATATTGCTGCCGCTGGGCATGACGCACAGCGACTTTGAAGCGACAGCGGCTATCCGTAAGGACCTCGCCATCGGCTACGACCTGGACGACAAGGAAAACAAGCTGGATGCCGAGACAGCCGAAAAAGAGCATCAGAGCGGGCGCGGATACAAAGTTCCTAACGGAGCGATCTATTCAACCGTTGGCGATATGGCGAAGTTTGAACAGTTGGAAATGCTGGGTGGACCGGAAAGCGTGCTATCGAAAAAAGAGCTTGAAGAAAACGCCCAGCGGTTGATTACGGGAAACCGCGGTCTTGATTTCGGTTATGGCATCGGTTTCCTGGTCCAGCGCCAGGCCGGGCATGTCTTCATCGGACATTCGGGCGCCGTCGCGGGTTATCTGGCAATGGCCATGTACCAGCCCGCGGCGGAAACCGGCATCATCATCCTGCATAATGAAATTGCGCCGGGTATGCAAAAACTGATGGAA
- a CDS encoding segregation protein B, whose translation MKTETQNLFRVAIVGAASLKGKELKDVLEERNFPTAEIKLLDDDESLGQLERMQDEVAVVQPVGRDELAQMDFTFFASEEDFTRKKWKLAREVGSAIVDMSYALENEPGVPVSAPWIERELGELTQFTLESSSIVMAHPAAVALALLLLRARKAGSVRNTIATIFEPVSERGRQGMDELHEQTVNLLSFQQLPTGVFDSQVAFNMLDRYGRASAKPLEATERRIAAHLRKLLGVHAPMPAMTLVQAPVFHAHTFSIYIEMAAPMAIGDFARSLAGEHVQIARSPEDSPSNVNVAGKDEIMVAVRRDVVHENGFWLWAAVDNLRLAALTAADCATALAAVRPHGKVQ comes from the coding sequence ATGAAAACAGAGACACAGAACCTCTTCCGCGTGGCGATTGTCGGCGCCGCTTCACTCAAAGGCAAAGAACTCAAGGACGTGCTGGAAGAACGCAACTTCCCGACGGCGGAAATCAAGCTGCTGGACGACGACGAGTCTTTGGGCCAGTTGGAGCGCATGCAGGACGAAGTGGCCGTGGTGCAGCCCGTGGGTCGCGACGAGCTGGCGCAAATGGACTTTACATTTTTCGCTTCAGAAGAAGATTTCACCCGCAAAAAATGGAAGTTGGCGCGTGAAGTTGGCAGCGCGATTGTCGATATGTCATACGCGCTGGAGAATGAGCCCGGCGTCCCCGTGAGCGCGCCGTGGATTGAGCGCGAACTGGGGGAGCTAACGCAGTTCACGCTGGAGTCGAGCTCGATCGTCATGGCTCATCCCGCAGCGGTGGCGCTGGCGCTTCTGTTGCTGCGCGCGCGCAAGGCCGGGTCGGTCCGCAACACTATTGCCACAATTTTTGAGCCCGTCTCTGAACGCGGACGCCAGGGCATGGACGAGCTGCATGAGCAGACGGTAAATCTACTTTCGTTCCAACAGTTGCCTACCGGCGTTTTTGATTCGCAAGTTGCGTTCAACATGCTTGACCGTTATGGTCGCGCTTCTGCCAAGCCACTGGAAGCGACGGAGCGCCGCATTGCCGCGCACCTGCGCAAGCTGTTGGGCGTTCACGCGCCAATGCCTGCGATGACGCTGGTACAAGCGCCGGTTTTTCACGCGCATACTTTTTCTATCTATATAGAGATGGCCGCTCCCATGGCCATCGGAGATTTTGCCCGCAGCCTTGCGGGTGAGCATGTGCAGATTGCGCGCTCTCCAGAGGATTCTCCCAGCAACGTAAATGTCGCGGGGAAGGACGAAATCATGGTCGCCGTGCGACGTGATGTGGTCCATGAAAACGGTTTCTGGCTGTGGGCCGCCGTCGATAATCTTCGCCTCGCCGCGCTGACCGCCGCCGACTGCGCTACGGCGCTGGCCGCTGTCCGGCCGCATGGAAAAGTTCAGTGA
- a CDS encoding putative DNA binding domain-containing protein translates to MAITVEQVDEWRACESETQVLEFKEAKNQYDSEKLFSYCIAIANEGGGHLLLGIKNKAPREVVGTAAVNDPIGMADKVLQKLAFRVEVDVVQHPHGRVVVLTIPSRPKGPPLHLEGRYLMRSGESLTAMTPDHLRKIIEEGKPDWLEEFSELGPVDAEQVISLLDTQLYFDRIGLPYPSTRGDVIDRFCAERLIQTSSRDKYLIKRLAAILFAKKMDEFPDIQRKAPRLAVFEGTDRFSIKLNQVGGRGYASGYQGLVKYIMAQLPQNEVIENTLRKKVSLVPEIVMRELVANALIHQDFTVSGASVMVEVYSDRIVISNPGVPVVRLERFIDGYRSRNERLADLMRRMKACEEQGLGIDRVIQNVEVYQLPAPEFRADDTRTIVTIFGPKSFHAMTRDDRVRACFQHCALKYVMNERMTNESLRQRFKLHESQGATASQIISQTVETGLIKTDPSVGGSKKFARYVPFWG, encoded by the coding sequence ATGGCTATAACCGTGGAGCAAGTGGATGAATGGCGTGCCTGTGAGTCTGAAACGCAGGTTCTCGAGTTCAAAGAAGCGAAGAATCAATACGACAGCGAAAAGTTATTTTCGTACTGTATTGCGATTGCAAATGAGGGTGGCGGCCATCTTCTCCTGGGAATAAAGAACAAAGCGCCAAGGGAGGTGGTCGGGACAGCTGCTGTTAACGATCCGATCGGAATGGCGGATAAGGTTTTGCAAAAGCTTGCTTTTCGAGTCGAGGTCGATGTCGTTCAACATCCTCACGGGAGAGTTGTCGTTCTTACAATTCCGAGCCGTCCGAAGGGCCCGCCGTTGCATCTGGAGGGCCGCTATCTCATGCGTAGCGGTGAGTCACTAACTGCCATGACCCCAGATCATCTCCGAAAAATCATTGAAGAGGGAAAGCCGGATTGGTTGGAGGAATTCTCAGAATTGGGTCCTGTCGATGCAGAGCAAGTAATATCTCTCCTCGATACGCAACTCTATTTCGACCGAATCGGTCTTCCTTACCCAAGCACTCGCGGCGATGTCATTGACCGATTCTGCGCAGAACGTCTCATCCAGACAAGCAGCCGTGACAAGTACTTGATCAAGCGGCTAGCAGCCATTCTATTTGCTAAGAAAATGGACGAATTCCCAGACATACAACGAAAGGCCCCCAGACTTGCAGTCTTTGAGGGTACTGACAGATTCTCAATTAAGCTGAATCAAGTTGGGGGACGCGGATATGCCTCAGGATATCAAGGGCTTGTGAAATATATTATGGCCCAATTACCGCAGAATGAGGTCATCGAGAACACGCTGCGCAAGAAAGTCAGCCTCGTGCCAGAAATCGTCATGCGCGAATTAGTCGCAAATGCCCTAATCCATCAAGACTTCACGGTGTCAGGTGCTTCGGTCATGGTAGAGGTTTATAGTGATCGCATAGTCATATCCAATCCAGGGGTTCCAGTTGTCCGTTTAGAGAGGTTTATTGACGGCTACAGGTCGAGAAATGAGCGGCTCGCCGATCTAATGCGAAGAATGAAAGCGTGTGAAGAACAGGGACTAGGGATCGATCGCGTCATTCAGAATGTCGAAGTCTATCAGCTACCAGCACCAGAATTCAGAGCTGATGACACTAGAACAATCGTCACAATTTTTGGCCCCAAGTCGTTCCATGCCATGACTCGCGATGATCGAGTGAGGGCGTGCTTTCAGCATTGTGCACTGAAGTATGTAATGAATGAGAGAATGACAAATGAATCATTGCGTCAAAGGTTTAAATTACATGAGTCTCAGGGGGCCACAGCTTCCCAAATCATTTCTCAAACTGTTGAGACGGGCCTTATTAAAACAGATCCGAGTGTCGGAGGCTCAAAAAAGTTTGCCCGTTATGTGCCTTTTTGGGGTTAA
- a CDS encoding phosphatidylcholine/phosphatidylserine synthase: MYILPSLFTAANIGAGYYALSQTLQGTAQDFWHFDHAAMAIGVAVVADGLDGRIARMTNTTSDFGREFDSLADVITFGVAPALLAWMWGFGLLPDRGFPAVHDKMVQLGLIATFIFLVAGASRLARFNIQVNPQPSNPGRPGRKYFVGLPIPAGAGVVAATIHLVRGYPILWPQLAPIWFALLIAVGFLMVSTWRFYSFKDLNLRNRHPFQIFILICGFLALLVAFHHYMLFIIAISYAMSGVFTRLSYMFKRKPPEPKHGYNEAPEPR; the protein is encoded by the coding sequence ATGTACATCCTGCCATCGCTTTTTACCGCGGCAAATATTGGCGCAGGCTATTACGCGCTGAGCCAGACGTTGCAGGGCACGGCGCAGGACTTCTGGCACTTTGACCACGCTGCCATGGCGATTGGCGTTGCCGTGGTGGCTGACGGACTTGATGGCCGCATTGCCCGCATGACCAACACCACCAGCGACTTTGGCCGCGAATTTGATTCCCTGGCGGACGTAATCACTTTTGGCGTTGCGCCCGCATTGCTGGCATGGATGTGGGGCTTCGGTCTGTTACCTGATCGCGGATTCCCTGCCGTGCACGACAAGATGGTGCAGCTGGGGCTGATCGCGACGTTCATTTTTCTGGTCGCGGGCGCAAGCCGCTTGGCGCGATTCAATATTCAAGTCAATCCGCAGCCATCGAATCCGGGGCGGCCCGGAAGAAAGTATTTTGTCGGCTTGCCCATTCCCGCCGGCGCCGGCGTGGTTGCCGCGACAATCCACCTGGTGCGCGGATATCCAATCTTGTGGCCGCAACTTGCGCCAATCTGGTTTGCGCTGCTCATTGCCGTGGGCTTTCTCATGGTGAGCACCTGGCGTTTTTACAGCTTTAAGGACCTCAACCTGCGCAATCGGCATCCGTTCCAGATCTTTATTCTTATCTGCGGATTTCTTGCACTGCTGGTGGCTTTCCACCATTACATGCTGTTCATCATTGCAATTTCTTATGCGATGAGTGGAGTTTTTACACGGCTCTCATACATGTTCAAGCGTAAGCCGCCGGAGCCAAAGCACGGATATAATGAAGCTCCAGAACCCAGATGA
- a CDS encoding YjzC family protein, protein MTETYKPGDEVPKSGIYKVTHDPNHTHEEHEVTCVIGEPFPPCNHCGHHPRFQLVRAAHHLKNHKYFK, encoded by the coding sequence ATGACAGAAACATACAAACCTGGAGACGAGGTTCCTAAGTCTGGAATTTACAAGGTTACGCACGATCCAAACCACACACACGAGGAGCATGAAGTAACATGCGTCATCGGGGAACCGTTTCCCCCATGCAATCACTGTGGCCATCATCCTCGCTTCCAATTGGTAAGAGCAGCGCATCACTTAAAAAACCATAAGTACTTCAAGTAG
- a CDS encoding phosphatidylserine decarboxylase family protein — protein MVRDGIYYALGMAVVAAAIGWLTHSLAFAALPILLGAFFLWFFRDPERAIPAGEGLIVSPADGKVTSVESTQLNGAPCTRISIFLNVFDVHVNRSPITGVIKSAVYRKGQFGNAMSSASADDNEQNIVTMEGDGMTIVFKQIAGLLARRIVFNHKPGEKLVRGQRVGLIKFGSRTDVIFPQPAEISVKMGDRVKGGESILAKVAPRKSPTTPKRENTGAFR, from the coding sequence ATGGTTCGTGACGGGATCTATTACGCCCTGGGGATGGCTGTGGTTGCCGCCGCGATTGGCTGGCTCACGCACTCACTCGCCTTTGCCGCTTTGCCTATCCTGCTGGGAGCTTTCTTCCTCTGGTTCTTTCGCGATCCTGAGCGTGCGATCCCTGCGGGCGAAGGACTGATCGTTTCACCAGCCGACGGAAAAGTTACGTCGGTGGAATCGACACAGCTGAACGGCGCGCCATGCACGCGCATCAGCATCTTCTTAAATGTGTTCGATGTACACGTAAACCGCTCGCCCATTACTGGCGTAATCAAGAGCGCGGTCTATAGGAAAGGCCAGTTTGGTAATGCCATGTCCTCGGCTTCCGCCGATGACAACGAGCAGAACATCGTCACCATGGAAGGCGACGGCATGACCATAGTCTTTAAGCAGATTGCCGGCTTGCTGGCGCGGCGCATTGTGTTCAATCACAAGCCGGGTGAAAAGCTTGTGCGCGGACAGCGCGTGGGGCTGATCAAGTTTGGCTCGCGTACAGACGTAATTTTTCCGCAGCCCGCGGAAATCAGCGTAAAGATGGGTGATCGAGTAAAAGGCGGCGAAAGCATTCTGGCGAAAGTAGCGCCGCGCAAATCGCCAACCACACCCAAGCGGGAAAATACAGGGGCCTTCCGATGA
- a CDS encoding heavy metal translocating P-type ATPase, with amino-acid sequence MPTVTIAEPPKPARAAPASPVVSSPPTPKNHFFTLTTVIAIFTALGIAAYLVTRYLLHLPWHQCRWILIAVLVIGGAPLVFDLARKAVAGNFGSDLLAGISIVASVVLGEYLAGSIVVLMLSGGTALEEYATRRASSVLSALAKRMPRIAHRKQDDQILDVDVSQIQIGERLVVFPHEICPADGIVVEGRGAMDEAYLTGEPFLIQKVHGATVLSGALNGESVLTIAVASLPADSRYAKIMHVMQMAEANRPQMRRIADRLGSWYTLVALAVAAVGWILGADPTRFLAVLVIATPCPLLLAIPIAIIGAVSVAASRGIIIKDPGMLERIDTCRTLIFDKTGTLTYGRPALTDVMCAPGQTRESILQMAASLEQYSKHPLALTISRAAQQEGISLAPVSEISEKPGEGLKGTIDGRQVLITGRKKVLTMGDAISSQLPPPTAGMECILLVDGCYAATLQFRDTPRQESRSFITHLGPRHRVNRVLLLSGDREAEVRYLAGEVGISEILASQSPEEKVAVVTAESKLAKTMFVGDGINDAPAMQAATVGVAFGQNSDITAEAADAVVLETSLSKVDELIHIGRRMRRIALQSAVGGMAVSMIGMGFAAAGFLPPVAGAVMQEVIDVAAVLNALRVVFPAQELSDDTGQN; translated from the coding sequence ATGCCGACCGTCACCATTGCCGAACCGCCCAAGCCCGCGCGGGCCGCCCCTGCGTCGCCCGTGGTGTCTTCGCCGCCGACTCCCAAAAATCACTTCTTTACGCTTACTACGGTGATTGCAATTTTTACCGCGCTGGGAATCGCGGCATATCTGGTCACGCGATATCTTCTGCATCTGCCGTGGCATCAGTGCCGCTGGATATTAATTGCAGTGCTGGTCATAGGCGGCGCGCCGCTTGTATTCGACCTGGCGCGTAAGGCCGTGGCAGGAAACTTTGGCTCTGACCTGCTGGCGGGAATTTCCATCGTCGCTTCGGTGGTGCTGGGTGAATATCTGGCCGGATCGATTGTGGTGCTTATGCTCTCCGGAGGCACGGCGCTGGAAGAATATGCAACGCGGCGGGCTTCTTCGGTGTTGAGCGCGCTGGCCAAAAGAATGCCGCGCATCGCGCACCGCAAACAAGATGACCAAATCCTGGACGTTGACGTTTCCCAAATTCAAATCGGGGAGCGGCTGGTGGTTTTTCCCCATGAGATATGCCCCGCGGACGGCATAGTGGTGGAAGGCCGTGGCGCAATGGACGAGGCCTACCTCACGGGCGAGCCTTTCTTGATCCAGAAGGTGCATGGCGCAACCGTGCTCTCTGGAGCGCTGAATGGTGAAAGCGTTCTCACCATCGCGGTCGCAAGTCTGCCCGCTGATTCCCGTTACGCCAAGATCATGCACGTGATGCAGATGGCGGAAGCCAATCGGCCGCAAATGCGTCGCATTGCTGACCGGTTGGGATCGTGGTACACGCTGGTCGCTCTGGCCGTCGCAGCAGTGGGATGGATTCTCGGCGCCGATCCTACGCGCTTTCTTGCCGTGCTGGTGATTGCCACGCCGTGCCCTCTGCTGCTGGCGATTCCCATTGCGATCATCGGCGCGGTGTCCGTGGCTGCGAGCCGCGGCATCATCATCAAAGACCCGGGGATGCTGGAGCGCATTGATACCTGCCGCACCCTCATCTTCGATAAGACAGGAACTCTCACCTATGGCCGGCCGGCGCTGACGGATGTGATGTGTGCGCCCGGACAGACTCGCGAAAGCATTTTGCAAATGGCCGCCAGTCTGGAGCAGTACTCCAAGCATCCGCTGGCGCTCACCATCAGCCGCGCCGCGCAGCAGGAAGGAATTTCTCTTGCGCCCGTGTCAGAGATCAGTGAGAAGCCCGGCGAGGGATTGAAGGGAACTATCGACGGCCGCCAGGTATTGATCACCGGAAGGAAGAAAGTTTTGACCATGGGCGATGCCATCTCTTCCCAGCTTCCTCCGCCCACGGCGGGCATGGAGTGCATCCTGCTGGTGGATGGGTGCTATGCCGCCACGCTGCAATTTCGTGATACGCCGCGGCAGGAGAGCCGGTCGTTTATTACGCATCTGGGGCCGCGCCACCGTGTTAATCGTGTGCTGCTGCTCTCAGGCGATCGTGAAGCTGAAGTCCGCTACCTGGCGGGCGAAGTGGGAATCTCAGAGATCCTGGCCAGCCAAAGTCCGGAAGAAAAAGTGGCAGTCGTAACCGCCGAATCAAAGCTGGCCAAGACCATGTTCGTGGGCGATGGTATTAACGATGCTCCAGCCATGCAGGCTGCCACCGTGGGCGTGGCCTTTGGCCAAAATAGTGACATCACTGCTGAAGCCGCCGATGCCGTGGTGCTGGAAACTTCGCTCAGCAAAGTCGATGAGCTAATCCACATCGGGCGGCGGATGCGGAGGATTGCCCTGCAAAGCGCCGTGGGCGGCATGGCCGTAAGCATGATCGGGATGGGCTTCGCCGCTGCGGGCTTTCTGCCTCCGGTGGCTGGCGCGGTCATGCAGGAAGTGATTGACGTAGCCGCCGTCCTGAACGCTTTGCGGGTGGTATTTCCGGCCCAGGAGCTGAGCGACGATACTGGCCAAAACTAA
- a CDS encoding alpha/beta hydrolase, with protein sequence MKPLPFALFIVFAFGGLSAQQAAWQPSPGHTQIPIWPGTVHDAQSVAGPEIATTRMKDNFVGGRPWTYISNVSQPTMTVYSPEGKNTGAAFVVFPGGGYKILAIDLEGTEVCDWLTAKGITCVLLKYRVPGEPGYPKPATYPKSGPYPESPMALEDAQRTVGLVRFHAAEWHIDPHKIGVLGFSAGGHLVAAMSAHFAKRLYPAVDAADKESCRPDFAVAVYPGHLSFSAAEQDARQGAKQFVLPHPPAAGKDLALNPDLHITSQTPPTFLLQAQDDHVDNVNDSLAYYIALKKAGVPVEMHLYAQGGHAFGLRRTKFPITRWPQLVEAWLGTLGIISE encoded by the coding sequence ATGAAGCCTTTGCCTTTTGCTCTCTTTATTGTGTTTGCGTTTGGCGGTCTGAGCGCGCAGCAGGCCGCCTGGCAGCCATCGCCTGGACACACGCAAATACCAATATGGCCCGGGACGGTGCATGACGCGCAGTCTGTCGCGGGGCCGGAAATCGCAACGACGAGAATGAAGGACAACTTCGTCGGCGGCAGGCCGTGGACTTACATCAGCAACGTCTCGCAGCCTACGATGACGGTCTATTCGCCGGAAGGAAAGAATACGGGCGCAGCGTTCGTCGTGTTTCCTGGCGGAGGCTACAAGATTCTGGCCATCGATCTGGAAGGCACAGAGGTCTGTGACTGGCTCACTGCTAAGGGGATCACTTGTGTGCTGTTGAAGTACCGAGTGCCGGGTGAGCCGGGATATCCAAAACCCGCCACATATCCGAAATCAGGGCCGTATCCGGAATCACCCATGGCGTTGGAAGATGCACAGAGGACGGTGGGGTTGGTGCGCTTTCACGCCGCGGAGTGGCACATTGATCCACACAAGATCGGAGTGCTGGGATTTTCGGCAGGCGGTCATCTGGTGGCAGCAATGAGCGCGCATTTTGCCAAGCGTTTGTATCCGGCTGTCGATGCCGCCGACAAAGAGAGCTGCCGGCCGGATTTTGCGGTCGCTGTTTATCCGGGCCATCTGTCATTCTCCGCGGCGGAGCAGGATGCCAGGCAAGGCGCCAAACAGTTTGTGCTGCCTCATCCGCCCGCCGCCGGCAAAGATCTAGCTTTGAACCCGGATCTCCATATCACCAGTCAAACGCCGCCTACGTTCTTGCTTCAGGCGCAGGATGACCACGTGGACAATGTAAATGACTCGCTGGCTTACTACATTGCGCTGAAGAAAGCTGGTGTTCCCGTGGAGATGCATCTGTATGCCCAGGGCGGACATGCATTTGGACTGCGGCGTACGAAGTTCCCGATAACAAGATGGCCTCAATTGGTGGAGGCGTGGCTGGGAACGCTCGGGATAATCTCGGAGTAG